The sequence AAAAGTCGCATCAAGAACTGCTTATTTGGAGTTATTATTTGAAAATCAAGGCACATTAAAGCAGCTTGTATTGTTATGTAGTCATAGTAAATGGATTGGAGAGCAAATTGCGCGTTATCCAATTTTATTAGATGAGTTGATAGATCCTGCTATTTTGTATCAACCGCTCAGTTTAGATGCCTATAAAGATGAAATTCGTCAATACTTTTTACGAATAGATAGTCATGACTTAGAGTTGCAAATGGAAGCTTTAAGGCAGTTTAAGCAGGCTTATCAATTACGAATTGCAGCCGCAGATGCAACAGGTATACTTGATATTACTAATGTCAGTAATCATTTAACCGCACTGTCTGAAGCCATTGTAGAGCAAAGCGTATTGCTCGCTTGGCAACAAATGGTTGAGCGATTTGGCTATCCAGAAGGTGCAACAGATGAAGATAAAGGGTTTGCCGTTATTGCTTATGGTAAGGCTGGGGGGATTGAACTCGGTTATGGCTCTGACTTGGATTTAGTATTTTTACATAACTGTATAGGTAACAGCTTAACCAATGGCGCTAAGCAAATAGATTCCCGTCAGTTTTATTTAAAACTGGCACAAAGGTTAATGCATTTATTTAATACGCGTACTGCCTCTGGCATTTTATATGAATTAGATACTCGATTAAGACCTGAGGGCGCTTCTGGTTTGTTAGCAATAAATATTGAAACTTTTAGCGATTATCAATTAAAAGAAGCGTGGACTTGGGAGCATCAAGCTTTAGTGAGAGCGCGTATGATCTTTGGTCAAAAATCTCTGCAAAATAGGTTTTTTGAAATTCGCAATCAGGTATTAAGCCTCAGCCGAGATAAAAATGCATTGCAAATTGAAGTGGCCAAAATGCGAGAGAAAATGCGCAAACATTTGGCTAAGGGTAATAATGAGCTATTTGATTTAAAACAAGATAAAGGCGGTATGGCAGATATTGAGTTTATTGCGCAGTATTTGGTATTAGCAAACAGTCATGAACAAGAAAAAATCATGTTTTACCCAGATAATATTCGCATTTTTAAAACGGCAAGTAAGTTGGGTTTGATTTCTCAAGCGCAGGGTGATCAATTAATAAGTGCTTATTGTGACTATCGAGATCAATATCATTTATTGAGTTTACGCCAACAAGATAAGTTAGTGAGTAAAACTGAGATCCAACAGCATAAACATCATGTTTATCAAGCATGGCAAGAGATTATAGCGAAATAAATAATCAGGACTTTGAGGGCTCAGAGGCAAAAATAATTGTGCCTCTCACTTATAGAATATTACATCGTCGCTTTAATGCAGTTTTCTCTGACAAACTGAGAAGGTTTTTCAGTGATCACTGCAGCGCGATGTTTATAACAAAAAAATGTTTTAACATCGAATTCAAAGTCACTGTCTATGGCTTTACCTACCTGGTATAAAGTAGAAACAAAGTTATTTTCAACTCTGAAGTTATGTTTTACTTTGTAGTCTTTATTTAAATACCAATAAAATGCAATGCCTTCATCTTTAGCATATTGATTCATGATAGATTTAAGTGTTTGACCTGACTCAAAACGCCTGCTTTGCACTGTGCCTTTCCATTTTGCAGTAGAAGGTTTTACTATTTCAGCGCGTTCTTGTAATACAGTTGTTAGCTTTGTAGTAGGTACTTTTATATTCTGAACAAATTCACGATCAGATGTCATATTATCTAGTGAACCACGAATCGAAGCGTAAAAACTAGAGAGACCGTCAGCCGCAGCATTTGATTTTGTTGCTTTAGCTGGTGTATAGATAGGGCCGCCAGCCAATAAAAAATAAGCTGCAGCAAGAATTAATACAACTGCTAATGATAAATGTTTAATCCAAAACCACATAATATGAACCGACTCTATAAAGATATTAACTATATTAACATTATTTTAATGTCAATCAATCCTCTATAGAGTTTAGGTTACTTAAATGTTTGTTATTTATAAAGAGAGGGAGTATTTTTGTCAGGGCGCGTTTTAAAACGTCTGTGAAGCCACATATATTGCTCAGAGGCATTATTGACCGCATATTCAATATGTTGATTAACGCGAGTTAAATCTTGCACTTCATCACCTGAAGGGAAGTTTTTAAACACAGGTGTAATTTCAATATCGTATTTACCTTCAGCATTACGTTTACTTCTAAAACCAACAGTTTCGCAGTTTTTACTTGATGCAAATAATGTTGTGCCTGTAGTAGTTGCTGTTTCTGTCATTGCAAAAAAAGGCACAAACTCACAGCGTTTACGACCATAATCTTGATCTGGCAGGTAATAACATAGTTTTTGTTTACTCAATGCTTTAAGCAAACCTTTGACATCTTTTTTACCTATCAAATACTCATTTGAACCTAAGCGGCCTTTAGTCATAAGGTATTCAATTAAAGCGTTATTATGAGGGCGATAAAAACCAACACCATTTTGTGTTTCGCCCATCATACGGCCAGCCATCTCAAGGTGTAACATATGGGGTACTAGCATCAATACACCTTTCCCTGATGCTTGAATTTTTTCTATATGATGGAAACCTTTGATTTCACCATGATGACGCTTAACACGCCATTGCGGCCACCACCAAGCCATAACAGATTCAAACATAGCAATGCCAGTATTTTCCATGTTTTTTAGCACTAATTGTTTTTGCTGCTCTTTTGGCATATCAGGAAAACAC is a genomic window of Pseudoalteromonas sp. '520P1 No. 423' containing:
- a CDS encoding TcpQ domain-containing protein, with protein sequence MWFWIKHLSLAVVLILAAAYFLLAGGPIYTPAKATKSNAAADGLSSFYASIRGSLDNMTSDREFVQNIKVPTTKLTTVLQERAEIVKPSTAKWKGTVQSRRFESGQTLKSIMNQYAKDEGIAFYWYLNKDYKVKHNFRVENNFVSTLYQVGKAIDSDFEFDVKTFFCYKHRAAVITEKPSQFVRENCIKATM
- the lpxL gene encoding LpxL/LpxP family Kdo(2)-lipid IV(A) lauroyl/palmitoleoyl acyltransferase → MVNDPKFKLFFLHPKFWLTWIGTAILYIISWLPFKLQIAMGKGLGRLLHKYFKKRRHIAERNIELCFPDMPKEQQKQLVLKNMENTGIAMFESVMAWWWPQWRVKRHHGEIKGFHHIEKIQASGKGVLMLVPHMLHLEMAGRMMGETQNGVGFYRPHNNALIEYLMTKGRLGSNEYLIGKKDVKGLLKALSKQKLCYYLPDQDYGRKRCEFVPFFAMTETATTTGTTLFASSKNCETVGFRSKRNAEGKYDIEITPVFKNFPSGDEVQDLTRVNQHIEYAVNNASEQYMWLHRRFKTRPDKNTPSLYK